From Lolium perenne isolate Kyuss_39 chromosome 5, Kyuss_2.0, whole genome shotgun sequence, a single genomic window includes:
- the LOC127301496 gene encoding glutamate receptor 2.7-like, whose amino-acid sequence MDTAAKTTLLLLLLLPFLSFSVAQNVTQSGTGILNVGAILDLQSLVGKIARTSILMAMEDFYAVHRNYTTKLVLHIRDSNGDNIRAASEAADLLENYSVGAIIGPQKSSEATFVSDIGNHSKVPVISFTATNPALSSGNVPYFLRATLSDAAQVNSLAALIKAYGWREVVPIYEETDFGRGIIPYLVDALQEFGASMPYRSGISQSANSDQVEKELYKLMTMQTRVYIVHMSSATGSILFTKAKELGMMNEGYAWILTDGIANIVNSLNPLVLDAMDGALGVRFYVPRSKELSDFTRRWTMRYKQENPNDPPTEPSIFGLRGYDTIWALAQAAEKVSMTNDMSQKQQHRKNSMCLRTLGVSTIGPKLLDAISRNKFRGLSGDFDITSRQLPFSIFQIINVVRRESKEIGFWTAKNGIVRNLNQNGFKHTYLNSIPDLNPVFWPGEVHVVPKGWQIPTNGKKLRVGVRTSGYPEFMKVERNPVTNATTATGYAIDVFEEVLRQLPYAITYEYVAFDSSQGVSNGSYNDFVYQVQLGVYQIAIGDITIRYNRTSYADFTLPYTESGIAMIVPVKDDTSKDTWIFLKPLTTDLWIGSIVFFIFTGAAIWLLERRIDNTELTGSISRQLGIAIYFPIFVDKERVQSILSRLVIIVWFIVLLAITSSYTASLSSLLTVQQLQPTVTDVHELLRKGEYVGYHNGSYVGDLLEQLGFDRRKIRSYNNPDDFADALYKGSKNGGIAALIHEIPYIKIFLATHCKGYTMVGPIYKSEGFGFAFPKGSPLVYDFSRAILSITEGDVIIHMERKWIGDQPSCQNDGAIIGSSRLNFKNFSGLFLLTGIASTSALLIALVMFLYKKHKIRNSTGPNQIQIEYDAEYINERTQETTTESNPSQNMQLTVPDDSDSYACQQEIEISRELSPSSEVQTTPDFTPHGTSSNGL is encoded by the exons ATGGACACAGCAGCTAAGACcaccttgttgttgttgttgttgttgccgttCCTCAGCTTCAGTGTTGCTCAAAATGTAACACAAAGTGGAACGGGAATACTCAATGTTGGAGCTATCCTCGATCTGCAGTCTCTGGTGGGCAAAATAGCACGTACTAGCATTCTGATGGCTATGGAGGATTTCTATGCAGTCCACAGGAATTATACAACAAAGCTGGTTCTCCACATCAGGGATTCCAACGGAGACAATATCCGAGCTGCATCAGAAG CTGCGGACCTGCTGGAAAACTACTCTGTAGGGGCCATCATCGGTCCACAAAAATCTTCAGAAGCAACTTTTGTGTCTGATATTGGGAACCACAGTAAAGTCCCTGTTATCTCCTTCACAGCAACAAATCCCGCTCTTTCATCTGGTAATGTGCCATATTTTTTGCGAGCAACTCTAAGTGATGCTGCTCAGGTAAATAGCCTTGCTGCTCTCATTAAGGCATATGGCTGGAGGGAAGTGGTGCCCATATATGAGGAGACAGACTTTGGCAGGGGCATCATACCTTACCTGGTTGATGCCCTCCAAGAGTTTGGAGCTTCTATGCCATATCGCAGTGGCATCTCTCAATCAGCAAACAGTGACCAAGTTGAAAAAGAACTATACAAGCTAATGACAATGCAAACAAGGGTTTACATTGTGCACATGTCATCAGCTACTGGCTCCATTCTATTCACAAAGGCCAAAGAGTTAGGAATGATGAATGAGGGATATGCGTGGATTTTGACAGATGGGATAGCAAATATTGTTAACTCACTGAACCCCTTGGTTCTTGACGCAATGGATGGTGCATTGGGTGTGAGATTCTATGTGCCTAGATCAAAGGAACTTAGTGATTTTACTAGAAGATGGACTATGAGGTACAAACAAGAAAACCCAAATGATCCACCAACGGAGCCAAGTATTTTCGGGCTCAGGGGTTATGACACTATTTGGGCTTTGGCACAAGCAGCAGAAAAGGTAAGCATGACCAATGACATGTCTCAGAAGCAGCAACACAGGAAAAACTCGATGTGTCTTAGAACTTTGGGTGTGTCAACAATTGGTCCAAAACTCCTGGATGCAATCTCACGGAACAAGTTCAGAGGCTTAAGTGGCGATTTTGACATTACAAGCAGGCAATTGCCATTCTCCATATTCCAGATAATTAATGTGGTTAGAAGAGAGTCGAAAGAAATAGGTTTCTGGACAGCAAAGAATGGAATTGTGAGGAATTTGAATCAAAATGGATTCAAACACACCTATCTAAACTCTATACCTGATCTCAATCCAGTTTTTTGGCCAGGAGAAGTGCATGTAGTTCCTAAAGGATGGCAAATTCCCACTAATGGAAAGAAACTCCGAGTAGGTGTACGGACAAGTGGATATCCTGAGTTTATGAAGGTGGAAAGGAATCCAGTAACCAATGCAACAACTGCCACTGGGTATGCAATTGATGTATTTGAAGAGGTGTTAAGGCAGCTCCCATATGCAATCACTTATGAATATGTAGCATTTGATAGTTCACAAGGAGTAAGCAATGGTAGCTATAATGATTTTGTCTACCAAGTCCAACTTGGG GTATACCAAATAGCAATTGGGGATATAACCATCAGGTACAATAGAACTTCCTATGCTGACTTCACACTGCCTTATACTGAATCTGGAATAGCAATGATTGTGCCAGTCAAGGACGACACGAGTAAGGATACATGGATATTCTTGAAGCCATTAACTACTGATCTGTGGATTGGAAGCATCGTGTTCTTCATATTCACAGGTGCTGCCATCTGGCTATTGGAGCGACGAATTGACAATACTGAACTGACAGGTTCCATTTCCCGCCAGCTCGGGATAGCAATATATTTCCCCATCTTTGTAGATA AGGAGAGGGTGCAAAGTATTTTGTCCAGATTGGTTATCATTGTATGGTTTATAGTTTTACTCGCTATTACGTCAAGTTATACAGCCAGTTTATCATCGCTGCTTACTGTGCAGCAACTTCAACCCACAGTAACTGATGTTCATGAACTCCTTAGGAAAGGAGAATATGTAGGATATCATAATGGTTCTTATGTAGGGGACCTATTAGAACAGCTTGGTtttgacagaagaaagatcaggtCCTACAATAATCCAGATGATTTTGCCGATGCACTCTACAAAGGGAGCAAAAATGGTGGTATTGCTGCACTCATACATGAAATTCCATATATCAAAATATTCCTCGCTACGCATTGCAAAGGTTACACAATGGTTGGACCAATTTACAAGTCTGAAGGGTTTGGTTTT GCATTCCCCAAGGGATCCCCTCTGGTCTACGACTTTTCAAGGGCAATCCTCAGCATAACAGAGGGAGATGTCATCATTCATATGGAAAGGAAATGGATAGGAGACCAACCTTCCTGTCAGAATGACGGTGCCATCATCGGCTCTAGCAGATTAAACTTCAAAAACTTTTCAGGACTCTTTCTACTCACGGGAATTGCTTCAACTTCTGCCCTTTTGATAGCCCTGGTGATGTTCCTCTACAAGAAGCACAAGATAAGAAATAGTACAGGGCCCAATCAGATTCAGATAGAATATGACGCAGAGTATATAAATGAACGAACTCAAGAAACGACTACAGAATCTAACCCGTCCCAGAACATGCAGTTAACTGTACCAGATGATTCAGATAGCTACGCCTGCCAACAAGAGATAGAAATATCCAGAGAACTAAGTCCTAGTTCAGAAGTGCAAACAACTCCCGATTTTACACCTCATGGAACATCAAGCAATGGTTTGTAG